Proteins encoded in a region of the Streptomyces sp. NBC_00310 genome:
- a CDS encoding universal stress protein has translation MLRPVVVGLDGSSESLAAAEWAAREALRRDLPLRLVHAWPGGVTPAGSGLPELDAPRLWALRILRDAMNRLDERYPRVRLSADQVSRPAAEALVTAGDEGELLVLGSRAFSGFGGFMAGSVALAAVARVSRPVVLVRADRTVEDEHVPDEDGHRSALTPYRAVVVGVDPTTPCEELLAFAFESATLRSAPLRVVHAWQLPYMPSALEAKAWKAVRGSAERALVAVLAPWKEKYPAVEVRELVEEGRPAQQLLEATRDAGLLAVGRRIRPQKLGAHTGPIAHAVIHHARCPVAIVPHT, from the coding sequence GTGCTTCGCCCTGTGGTCGTGGGACTGGACGGTTCGTCCGAGAGCCTCGCCGCCGCCGAGTGGGCGGCCCGGGAGGCACTGAGGCGCGACCTGCCACTGCGTCTGGTGCACGCGTGGCCGGGCGGTGTGACACCCGCCGGGTCGGGGCTGCCCGAGTTGGACGCACCGCGTCTCTGGGCGCTGCGGATTCTGCGCGATGCCATGAACCGGCTCGACGAGCGCTACCCACGGGTCCGTCTGAGCGCCGATCAGGTCTCCCGGCCCGCGGCCGAAGCTCTCGTCACGGCGGGCGACGAGGGCGAGCTGCTGGTTCTGGGCAGCCGGGCGTTCAGCGGCTTCGGCGGCTTCATGGCCGGTTCGGTGGCGCTGGCGGCGGTGGCCCGCGTGTCACGCCCCGTCGTGCTCGTACGGGCCGACCGGACCGTCGAGGACGAGCACGTGCCGGACGAGGACGGCCACCGCTCCGCCCTCACGCCGTACCGCGCCGTCGTCGTCGGCGTGGATCCCACGACTCCGTGCGAGGAGTTGCTCGCCTTCGCCTTCGAGAGTGCGACGCTGCGCTCGGCTCCGCTGCGGGTGGTGCACGCGTGGCAGCTGCCGTACATGCCCAGCGCGCTGGAGGCCAAGGCCTGGAAGGCGGTACGCGGATCCGCCGAGCGCGCTCTGGTCGCCGTACTCGCACCGTGGAAGGAGAAGTACCCCGCGGTGGAGGTCCGCGAGCTGGTCGAGGAAGGACGTCCGGCGCAACAGCTGCTGGAGGCGACACGCGATGCCGGTCTCCTCGCCGTCGGCCGCAGGATCCGTCCCCAGAAGCTCGGCGCACACACCGGGCCGATCGCGCACGCGGTGATCCACCACGCCCGTTGCCCGGTCGCGATCGTGCCGCACACGTGA
- a CDS encoding universal stress protein — MERALTVGLDGSPESLAAAHWAADEAERRRLTLRLLHAWPLLVPEPTHVPSELDQNYWAKRLVHNAQTELQAHHPGLTVVGNLVADDAEDALLQAGSDSEMLVLGSRGLTPVESYFMGDISMIVVARTERPVVLVRADKPAEGSSAPEPGAAGGVVVGLKLRAPCEDLLEFAFTTAAARDVPLRAVHGRSTPLHAYTPWGVDHTLTQEIVQDARNHVNQALRPWREKFPGVDVSDTIRLESPAKAVVEAAEGADLLVVGRHKHHPDLGPRLGPVAQAAVHHARCPVAVVPHD, encoded by the coding sequence ATGGAAAGAGCCCTCACCGTCGGCCTCGACGGCTCGCCCGAGAGCCTCGCCGCCGCCCACTGGGCCGCCGACGAGGCCGAGCGACGCAGACTCACCCTGCGCCTGCTGCACGCCTGGCCCCTGCTGGTGCCGGAACCGACCCACGTCCCCTCGGAACTGGACCAGAACTACTGGGCGAAACGGCTCGTGCACAACGCTCAGACAGAACTCCAGGCACACCACCCGGGCCTCACCGTCGTCGGAAACCTCGTCGCCGACGACGCCGAGGACGCACTGCTCCAGGCCGGGTCCGACTCCGAGATGCTCGTACTCGGCTCACGGGGCCTGACTCCCGTGGAGAGCTACTTCATGGGCGACATCAGCATGATCGTCGTGGCACGCACCGAGCGGCCCGTGGTCCTGGTGCGCGCGGACAAGCCGGCAGAAGGATCCTCGGCACCCGAGCCAGGTGCGGCAGGGGGTGTGGTCGTGGGACTGAAGCTGCGCGCCCCGTGCGAGGACCTGCTCGAATTCGCCTTCACCACCGCCGCGGCCCGAGACGTGCCCCTCCGCGCCGTCCACGGCCGCAGCACGCCACTCCACGCCTACACCCCCTGGGGCGTGGACCACACCCTGACCCAGGAGATCGTCCAGGACGCGCGGAATCACGTGAACCAGGCCCTCCGCCCCTGGCGCGAGAAGTTCCCGGGCGTGGACGTGTCCGACACCATCCGGCTCGAAAGCCCCGCCAAGGCCGTCGTGGAGGCCGCCGAGGGCGCAGACCTGCTGGTCGTCGGCCGGCACAAACACCACCCCGACCTGGGGCCCCGCCTGGGCCCCGTGGCCCAGGCCGCCGTCCACCACGCGCGCTGCCCGGTCGCCGTCGTCCCCCATGACTGA
- a CDS encoding bifunctional aminoglycoside phosphotransferase/ATP-binding protein, producing MRETHTAVVLFIGERAYKLKKPVDLTFLDYTTVTARRAACEREVVLNRRFSPDVYLGVGEFHSPDTDAPEPVVVMRRMPDERRLSRLVREGADIDDALRAVARLLAAHHANAPRSREVDEQATRDALASRWEASFAQVRALSDDGTAPDGVSETERLVRRYLAGREPLFDTRIEEGRAVDGHGDLLAEDIFCLDDGPRVLDCLEFDDSLRHVDGLDDAAFLAMDLEQLGVPEAAAYFLAEYGEYSGDPAPPSLRHHYVAYRAFVRAKVSLIQAHQGAPGAEAASHRLITTALRHLRASTVGLTLVGGLPGSGKSTLSGALADRLGVTLLSSDRLRKELAGIPAEQSASAAYGEGLYSPAWTNQTYAALLDRASVLLSRGESVVLDASWSDPEQRAAALRMAERTHADLVALHCRVPGETTAARLATRAPGASDADLDVATAMAATEPPWPQAVAVDTSGSLEAAVVQALAAIRPHAAEQAPVFRRPYMEPD from the coding sequence GTGCGCGAGACCCACACCGCCGTGGTCCTCTTCATCGGGGAACGCGCCTACAAGCTCAAGAAGCCGGTCGACCTCACGTTCCTGGACTACACCACGGTCACCGCCCGTCGGGCCGCGTGCGAGCGGGAAGTCGTCCTCAACCGCCGCTTCTCCCCCGACGTCTATCTCGGCGTCGGTGAATTCCACAGCCCGGACACGGACGCGCCCGAGCCCGTCGTCGTCATGCGCCGCATGCCCGACGAGCGCCGCCTCTCCCGACTCGTGCGGGAGGGCGCGGACATCGACGACGCCCTGCGCGCCGTCGCCCGGCTGCTCGCCGCCCACCACGCGAACGCGCCCCGCAGCCGGGAGGTGGACGAGCAGGCGACCCGCGACGCGCTGGCCTCACGCTGGGAGGCGAGCTTCGCCCAGGTCCGCGCACTCTCCGACGACGGCACCGCGCCCGACGGCGTGTCGGAGACCGAGCGCCTGGTGCGCCGCTATCTCGCCGGCCGCGAACCCCTGTTCGACACGCGGATCGAGGAGGGGAGAGCGGTCGACGGCCACGGGGACCTGCTCGCCGAGGACATCTTCTGCCTCGACGACGGCCCGCGCGTCCTGGACTGTCTGGAGTTCGACGACAGCCTCCGCCACGTCGACGGCCTCGACGATGCCGCCTTCCTGGCCATGGACCTGGAACAGCTCGGCGTACCGGAGGCCGCGGCGTACTTCCTCGCCGAGTACGGCGAGTACTCCGGCGACCCGGCACCGCCCTCCCTACGGCACCACTACGTCGCCTACCGCGCCTTCGTCCGTGCCAAGGTCTCGCTGATCCAGGCCCACCAGGGTGCCCCGGGTGCGGAGGCGGCGTCACACCGACTCATCACGACCGCCCTGCGGCACCTGCGCGCCTCCACCGTCGGCCTGACCCTCGTCGGCGGCCTCCCCGGCAGCGGGAAGTCGACGCTCTCCGGCGCCCTCGCCGACCGCCTCGGCGTCACACTGCTCAGCAGCGACCGCCTCCGCAAGGAACTGGCCGGCATCCCGGCCGAACAGTCGGCCTCCGCCGCCTACGGCGAGGGCCTGTACTCACCCGCATGGACCAACCAGACCTACGCGGCCCTGCTCGACCGCGCGTCCGTCCTGCTGTCCCGCGGCGAGTCCGTCGTCCTGGACGCCTCCTGGTCCGACCCGGAACAGCGTGCAGCCGCCCTGCGCATGGCCGAACGTACCCACGCCGACCTGGTGGCCCTGCACTGCCGGGTTCCGGGCGAGACCACGGCCGCCCGTCTCGCCACCCGCGCCCCCGGCGCATCCGACGCCGACCTCGACGTGGCCACCGCCATGGCGGCCACGGAGCCGCCATGGCCGCAGGCCGTCGCGGTCGACACGAGCGGCTCCCTGGAGGCAGCGGTCGTCCAGGCCCTGGCGGCCATCCGCCCGCACGCCGCTGAACAGGCCCCGGTCTTCCGCCGCCCCTACATGGAGCCGGACTAG
- a CDS encoding universal stress protein produces MTLHHTVVGVDGSLVSVRALDWAAAEAVRRGTALRVVYAVADRDEAAPVLASASSRVRQRYQDLAVETVAAEGGAVPVLVRESADAELTVVGTRGLGALTGAAFGSVSLRLAALARGPLLVVRGDHRCDQGQDVLLGLEDDTDGQAADHAFQEAERRGARLRVLHSRTHRHHTPELPSLIPARSPGQELLTQDARAEGPVPRYALTRLRDRYPAVEVETRTVRAAPAAVLLETTREAAVVVIGAHHRATMLGARLGPVAHTLHTLLHRAHCPVLVVPNV; encoded by the coding sequence ATGACTCTCCACCACACAGTCGTCGGAGTGGACGGCTCCCTGGTCTCCGTACGGGCATTGGACTGGGCCGCGGCGGAGGCCGTCCGCCGTGGCACCGCCCTGCGCGTGGTGTACGCGGTCGCGGACCGCGACGAGGCCGCACCGGTCCTGGCCTCCGCATCGTCGCGCGTACGACAGCGGTATCAGGATCTCGCGGTGGAGACCGTCGCCGCGGAGGGCGGAGCGGTACCGGTGCTGGTGCGCGAGAGCGCGGACGCGGAGCTGACCGTCGTGGGAACACGCGGCCTCGGTGCTCTGACCGGTGCCGCGTTCGGCTCGGTGAGCCTGCGGCTCGCGGCGCTCGCACGGGGCCCGCTCCTGGTCGTACGCGGGGATCACCGGTGTGACCAGGGGCAGGATGTGCTGCTCGGACTGGAGGACGACACCGACGGCCAGGCGGCCGACCACGCCTTCCAGGAGGCCGAGCGGCGTGGTGCGAGGCTGCGCGTCCTGCATTCCCGGACTCATCGGCACCACACCCCCGAACTGCCCTCGCTCATACCGGCCCGTAGCCCGGGACAGGAACTGCTCACCCAGGACGCCAGAGCCGAGGGGCCCGTACCGCGCTACGCCCTCACGCGACTGCGGGACCGGTACCCCGCCGTCGAGGTGGAGACCCGCACGGTCCGCGCCGCTCCCGCGGCCGTCCTGCTGGAGACGACCCGCGAGGCCGCCGTGGTCGTCATCGGTGCCCACCACCGTGCGACCATGCTCGGCGCACGCCTCGGGCCGGTCGCCCACACCCTCCACACTCTGCTGCACCGGGCGCACTGCCCTGTCCTCGTGGTGCCGAACGTATGA
- a CDS encoding MarR family winged helix-turn-helix transcriptional regulator: MADADLKLLYRELVSLEIEMWDGIEGRLRAEYDMALTSFEVLHLLLRRPGRRIQDIAEEFSITVGGTSKVVDRLEAAGLCGRRANPDDRRSSIVELTPEGRKLVDGALKVFEEELELRIGSVIPEQSVREVTAVLSTLRAAGRALDAERKAAARTPAPAVRGRKQPGRPAS, translated from the coding sequence ATGGCTGACGCCGACCTGAAGCTGCTGTACCGGGAGCTGGTCTCGCTGGAGATCGAGATGTGGGACGGCATCGAGGGGCGGTTGCGGGCCGAGTACGACATGGCACTGACCTCGTTCGAGGTGCTGCACCTGCTGCTGCGGCGGCCCGGGCGGCGGATCCAGGACATCGCGGAGGAGTTCTCGATCACGGTGGGTGGCACGAGCAAGGTGGTCGATCGTCTGGAGGCGGCGGGCCTGTGTGGGCGGCGGGCCAATCCGGACGACCGCCGTTCCTCGATCGTCGAGCTGACGCCCGAGGGGCGGAAGCTGGTGGACGGGGCACTGAAGGTCTTCGAGGAAGAGCTGGAACTGCGGATCGGGTCGGTGATTCCCGAGCAGTCCGTACGCGAGGTGACGGCGGTCCTCAGCACACTGCGGGCAGCCGGACGCGCCCTGGACGCGGAGCGGAAGGCCGCCGCGCGGACGCCGGCGCCGGCTGTGCGGGGGCGGAAGCAGCCCGGCCGGCCGGCCTCGTGA
- a CDS encoding PPOX class F420-dependent oxidoreductase, protein MRKMTERQWRAFVTHGTRTGKLSTVRAGGSPHVTPVWFLLDGDDIVLTTEKDGVKGRNLARDGRFALCVDEDRPPYAFVLLQGRATVSEDADDMVRWGGLLGARYMGDDRTEEYAARNGGPGNLLVRGRIDKVIAFAGIADRVVD, encoded by the coding sequence ATGCGGAAGATGACCGAGCGGCAGTGGCGGGCGTTCGTCACGCACGGCACCCGCACCGGCAAGCTGTCCACCGTCCGCGCCGGCGGCAGCCCCCATGTGACACCGGTCTGGTTCCTCCTCGACGGCGACGACATCGTGCTCACCACCGAGAAGGACGGGGTCAAGGGCCGCAACCTCGCCCGCGACGGACGGTTCGCCCTCTGCGTCGACGAGGACCGGCCCCCGTACGCGTTCGTTCTCCTCCAGGGCCGCGCGACGGTCTCCGAGGACGCGGACGACATGGTGCGCTGGGGCGGCCTCCTCGGCGCCCGATACATGGGCGACGACCGCACGGAGGAGTACGCCGCACGCAACGGCGGCCCCGGCAACCTCCTCGTCCGGGGGCGCATCGACAAGGTCATCGCCTTCGCCGGCATCGCCGACCGAGTCGTGGACTGA
- a CDS encoding nuclear transport factor 2 family protein, which yields MTSANIDIARTYFQAVQTGDMAALGQLLDADIVWHQPGANRFSGDHKGQAAVFQMLGGMMEASQGSFAIDKIDTLMGNGDLVAATIHFTGRHGDASMSMDGVDVLRIENGRITEMWLFSSDPAAEDAFWG from the coding sequence ATGACCAGCGCGAACATCGACATCGCCCGCACCTACTTCCAGGCCGTCCAGACCGGAGACATGGCCGCTCTCGGCCAACTCCTCGACGCCGACATCGTCTGGCACCAGCCCGGTGCCAACCGGTTCTCCGGTGACCACAAGGGCCAGGCCGCCGTCTTCCAGATGCTCGGCGGCATGATGGAGGCCAGTCAGGGCTCCTTCGCCATCGACAAGATCGACACCCTCATGGGCAACGGCGACCTGGTCGCCGCCACCATCCACTTCACCGGCCGCCACGGCGACGCGTCGATGAGCATGGACGGCGTCGACGTCCTGCGCATCGAGAACGGCAGGATCACCGAGATGTGGCTCTTCTCCTCCGACCCGGCCGCCGAAGACGCCTTCTGGGGCTAG
- a CDS encoding VOC family protein: MTVPAFNSVAWFEFGTDQPEKVKEFYGELFDWSYVLNTDTPGVTYHSVMPPGAEQPAGGVWESEGKFPDYAIFYVLVQDIAATVERAGELGAKVLMGPVSDAAGFSFARLRDTAGNHFGVFSTPAP, from the coding sequence ATGACCGTTCCCGCCTTCAACTCGGTCGCCTGGTTCGAGTTCGGCACCGACCAGCCGGAGAAGGTCAAGGAGTTCTACGGGGAGCTCTTCGACTGGAGCTATGTCCTCAACACCGACACCCCGGGCGTCACCTATCACTCGGTGATGCCGCCCGGTGCCGAGCAGCCGGCGGGCGGCGTGTGGGAGTCGGAGGGCAAGTTCCCCGACTACGCGATCTTCTACGTCCTCGTCCAGGACATCGCGGCGACCGTCGAGCGCGCCGGCGAACTGGGCGCCAAGGTGCTCATGGGGCCGGTCTCCGACGCCGCCGGCTTCAGCTTCGCCCGGCTGCGGGACACGGCGGGCAATCACTTCGGCGTCTTCTCCACACCCGCCCCCTGA
- a CDS encoding SPL family radical SAM protein, producing the protein MEPVEIEAKTLIQKSKTPSNDYVINPYTGCVLGCAYCFASFAGRQFGRSAKEWGDYLYVKRNAVDLARKELARMPEHKRHGTMLLSSVTDPYQGHETRYRLTRGILGELEAVEYPGLVRVLTKSPVVTRDIDLLTSLPRAEVGMTVTTADDKVSRWLEVRAPLASRRLRTLAELREAGIPTFAFVGPLLPHFATRPELLDHLFGQLVEAGVTEVFMEHINLKRYIRERMDQVLADEPDEVREAYVQARTQEHREQLDAIVAGLLAEHGLRLRFDEVVHHDDNDALRQRLAGSA; encoded by the coding sequence ATGGAACCGGTCGAGATCGAGGCGAAGACCTTGATCCAGAAGTCGAAGACCCCGTCGAACGACTACGTGATCAACCCCTACACCGGCTGTGTTCTGGGCTGCGCGTACTGCTTCGCCTCTTTCGCGGGACGGCAGTTCGGCCGGTCGGCCAAGGAGTGGGGCGATTATCTGTACGTGAAGAGGAACGCCGTCGACCTGGCCCGCAAGGAGCTGGCCAGGATGCCCGAGCACAAGCGCCACGGCACGATGCTGCTCAGCTCGGTCACCGACCCCTACCAGGGCCACGAGACGCGGTACCGGCTCACCCGGGGCATCCTGGGCGAGCTGGAGGCGGTCGAGTACCCGGGCCTGGTCCGCGTCCTGACCAAGTCGCCCGTCGTCACCCGCGACATCGACCTGCTCACCAGCCTGCCCCGGGCGGAGGTCGGCATGACCGTGACCACCGCGGACGACAAGGTCAGCCGCTGGCTGGAGGTGCGCGCCCCGCTCGCCTCCCGCCGCCTGCGCACCCTCGCGGAACTACGTGAGGCCGGCATCCCCACCTTCGCCTTCGTCGGCCCGCTCCTGCCCCACTTCGCCACCCGGCCGGAACTCCTGGACCACCTCTTCGGGCAGCTCGTCGAAGCCGGCGTCACCGAGGTGTTCATGGAGCACATCAACCTCAAGCGGTACATCCGCGAGCGCATGGACCAGGTCCTCGCCGACGAACCCGACGAGGTGCGCGAGGCGTACGTACAGGCCCGCACCCAGGAACACCGCGAACAGCTCGACGCGATCGTGGCCGGCCTGCTGGCCGAGCACGGGCTGCGACTGCGCTTCGACGAGGTCGTCCACCACGACGACAACGACGCCCTGCGGCAGAGGCTGGCGGGCTCGGCCTGA
- a CDS encoding FadR/GntR family transcriptional regulator encodes MSLTDKAIDEIRELIRTGALPPGSKLPPEPDLAAQLGLSRNLAREAVKALAVARVLEVRRGDGTYVTSLQPSLLLEGLGGAVELLQGDSVALQDLMEVRRLLEPLATALAATRISDSQLAEVKRHLDAMREARDDVEQLNAHDAAFHRAVISATGNETLLTLLEGISGRTLRARIWRGLVDDKAAGRTLAEHEAIFNALSTRDAALSQAAALLHVSNTEQWLREHLRSGEPLPFGTTART; translated from the coding sequence GTGTCTCTGACGGACAAGGCCATCGATGAGATCCGTGAGCTGATCCGGACCGGCGCCCTGCCTCCGGGGTCGAAGCTCCCGCCGGAGCCGGACCTGGCCGCTCAGCTGGGCCTGTCCCGCAACCTCGCCCGCGAAGCGGTCAAGGCGCTGGCCGTCGCACGGGTCCTGGAGGTCAGGCGGGGCGACGGCACTTACGTGACCAGCCTCCAGCCGAGCCTGCTGCTGGAGGGGCTCGGCGGTGCGGTGGAGCTGCTCCAGGGGGACTCGGTCGCCCTGCAGGACCTGATGGAGGTACGGCGGCTCCTGGAACCGCTCGCCACGGCCCTTGCCGCCACCCGGATCTCCGATTCCCAACTGGCCGAAGTGAAGCGGCACTTGGATGCCATGCGCGAGGCCCGAGACGATGTCGAACAGCTCAACGCCCACGACGCCGCCTTCCACCGTGCGGTCATCTCGGCCACGGGCAACGAGACCCTCCTCACCCTCCTGGAGGGCATCTCCGGTCGCACCCTGCGTGCCCGCATCTGGCGCGGTCTGGTCGACGACAAGGCCGCGGGCCGCACGCTCGCCGAGCACGAGGCGATCTTCAACGCGCTGTCCACCCGTGACGCCGCCCTCAGCCAGGCCGCCGCGCTGCTCCACGTGAGCAACACCGAGCAGTGGCTGAGGGAACACCTGCGCTCCGGCGAACCTCTCCCCTTCGGGACGACAGCGCGCACGTGA
- a CDS encoding ferredoxin reductase family protein, with the protein MEATSTQVRQRTIPPVVAARWALWTFVIVNLVIVEVLFLTAGTGKNGVLTVAKFFGLHAAELMLFQLLLVARLPWLDRRIGMDRLTVWHRWVGFTLLWTLLTHAVLVVLGYARLSDTSTTKTFFALAGVPASLLGMLAAAIVVVVAAVSARQVRRRLRYETWHGVHLLLYLALGLAFVHQLQETTTFSSSAPAMTYWWALWLFAFGALVTGRIVMPLWRNAYHRFQVVAVVPESDDVVSVHVTGRHLDRLPARAGQFCIWRFPGHHHWWLANPFSLSAAPDGRTLRLTAKAVGSASAGLRHLPVGSRAFVEGPYGAFTSLHRTRPGALLIAGGVGITPVRALLEEEPAGDVVVLYRVRSENDAVLAAEVRTLVADRGGRLHLLTGRTGEGSPPFEPESLRTLVPDITERDVYVCGPPAMTSTVLSALRTLKVPHQQVHAERFGLA; encoded by the coding sequence GTGGAGGCGACGAGTACACAGGTGCGGCAGCGCACCATACCTCCGGTCGTCGCGGCGCGATGGGCGCTGTGGACGTTTGTCATCGTCAACTTGGTGATCGTCGAGGTCTTGTTCCTCACCGCCGGGACCGGTAAGAACGGGGTGCTCACGGTCGCCAAGTTCTTCGGCCTGCACGCCGCCGAACTGATGCTGTTCCAACTGCTGTTGGTGGCCCGGCTGCCCTGGCTCGACCGCCGTATCGGCATGGACCGGCTGACGGTGTGGCACCGGTGGGTCGGCTTCACCCTGCTGTGGACCCTGCTCACCCACGCCGTGCTGGTCGTGCTGGGCTACGCGCGGCTCTCTGACACGTCGACGACGAAGACGTTCTTCGCGCTGGCCGGAGTGCCGGCCTCCCTGCTCGGGATGCTCGCCGCGGCGATCGTCGTCGTGGTCGCCGCGGTCTCCGCCCGACAGGTGAGGCGGCGGCTGCGGTACGAGACGTGGCACGGCGTGCACCTGCTGCTGTACCTGGCGTTGGGGCTGGCGTTCGTCCACCAGTTGCAGGAGACCACGACCTTCAGTTCCTCCGCGCCCGCGATGACCTACTGGTGGGCCCTGTGGCTGTTCGCGTTCGGTGCCCTGGTCACGGGGCGGATCGTGATGCCTCTGTGGCGCAACGCCTATCACCGATTCCAGGTCGTGGCGGTGGTGCCGGAGTCGGACGACGTGGTGTCGGTGCACGTCACCGGCCGCCACCTCGACAGGCTGCCGGCCAGGGCGGGCCAGTTCTGCATCTGGCGGTTCCCCGGGCACCACCACTGGTGGCTGGCCAATCCGTTCTCGCTGTCGGCGGCACCCGACGGCCGCACCTTGCGCCTGACGGCCAAGGCGGTCGGCAGCGCCAGCGCCGGCCTGCGGCATCTCCCGGTCGGGAGCCGCGCGTTCGTCGAGGGGCCGTACGGGGCCTTCACCTCGTTGCACCGAACGCGGCCCGGCGCACTGCTGATCGCCGGAGGAGTGGGGATCACGCCGGTTCGAGCCCTGCTGGAGGAGGAACCGGCGGGCGACGTCGTCGTGCTCTACCGGGTGCGCAGCGAGAACGACGCCGTGCTGGCCGCCGAGGTACGCACACTGGTCGCGGACCGCGGCGGGCGGCTGCACCTGCTCACCGGCCGCACGGGGGAGGGCAGCCCGCCGTTCGAGCCGGAGAGTCTCCGTACCCTGGTTCCCGACATCACCGAACGCGACGTGTACGTCTGCGGCCCGCCCGCGATGACCTCGACCGTGCTCAGTGCCCTGCGCACCCTGAAGGTTCCCCACCAGCAGGTGCACGCCGAGCGGTTCGGCCTGGCCTGA
- a CDS encoding LacI family DNA-binding transcriptional regulator yields MTSSRVWRRPTLGAVAARAGVSTATVSNALNGTGRLSEATRQRVLAAAREVGHAPASTARALARGSTGVLGLTMTTYGDLPVSYMEIPYYAQLALGAMSAAHERGYMLMVMPSSLSPWMWLNTPMDGVIHVGPRADDPVCSILRERGIPMVTDGRPPRPHWRDAWVDPDYEAGLRLLLDHLTEAGARRIALSQPLHDDEYPHLIGRAYASWCAEHGLPALVEEYASLPDYFTAERDAVGRLLDRDPRPDAVIGVYSDSGHNILAAARRHRLRVPQDLLVTCISEDPDYATTTPPVTTLSLRPDRVSDEAVDLLIALVNARSGVDRHRLVQPALTPRRSTRRPVRRGNGTT; encoded by the coding sequence ATGACGAGCTCGCGTGTCTGGCGGCGTCCCACGCTCGGCGCCGTGGCGGCACGGGCGGGGGTGTCCACGGCCACGGTGTCGAACGCGCTCAACGGCACCGGGCGGCTGTCCGAGGCGACCAGGCAGCGCGTGCTCGCCGCGGCGCGCGAGGTCGGTCACGCCCCGGCCAGCACGGCCCGGGCCCTGGCCCGCGGGAGCACCGGAGTGCTCGGCCTGACCATGACGACGTACGGCGACCTTCCCGTCTCGTACATGGAGATCCCCTATTACGCCCAACTGGCGCTGGGCGCGATGTCGGCGGCGCACGAGCGCGGCTACATGCTCATGGTGATGCCGAGTTCCCTGTCACCGTGGATGTGGCTCAACACGCCGATGGACGGCGTCATCCACGTCGGGCCACGGGCCGACGACCCGGTGTGTTCCATCCTGCGGGAGCGGGGTATCCCGATGGTCACCGACGGCCGGCCGCCCCGGCCGCACTGGCGCGACGCGTGGGTGGACCCCGACTACGAAGCGGGCCTGCGCCTGCTGCTCGACCACCTCACGGAGGCCGGCGCCCGGCGGATCGCCCTCTCCCAGCCGCTGCACGACGACGAGTATCCGCACCTGATCGGACGCGCCTACGCCTCCTGGTGCGCCGAGCACGGCCTGCCCGCCCTCGTCGAGGAGTACGCCTCGCTGCCCGACTACTTCACGGCAGAACGGGACGCCGTCGGCCGGCTGCTCGACCGCGATCCACGGCCGGACGCCGTCATCGGCGTCTACTCCGACTCCGGTCACAACATCCTCGCCGCCGCCCGGCGCCACAGGCTCCGGGTGCCGCAGGATCTGCTGGTGACGTGCATCAGTGAGGATCCGGACTACGCGACGACGACCCCGCCCGTCACCACGCTCAGCCTCCGCCCGGACCGGGTGAGCGACGAAGCGGTCGACCTGCTGATCGCTCTGGTCAACGCACGCAGCGGAGTGGACCGGCATCGGCTCGTGCAGCCGGCCCTGACCCCTCGCCGGTCCACACGACGCCCGGTACGGCGAGGGAACGGCACCACCTGA